The following proteins are co-located in the Methylomonas sp. 11b genome:
- a CDS encoding ATP-binding protein, with protein sequence MLSHILPKAEISIRENLRWLYILRNLMLFAVTVAVFIAVNGLGINLPQNQLWLAIFAISILNLYTWLRLRTPEEVTEHEIFSQICMDVLALAYLLYLTGGASNPIIWVFLLPLIVTAIMLPQAYAWNMVIITSCVYTVLIAYNVPLPAVEPHMAHPAMAEMTPEMSLQMHLMNDRRYFNLHVFGMWFGFVFSAGLVAFFVVELSKTLKERERNLADARESALRDERVVSLGTLAASAAHDMGTPLGTIAILTHEMAEELSEHRYPDMHQKLVIVQQQIDRCKQALSVMSASAGEMRAESGKVMLVSEYIDEVLGQWRTHKAATRLKLFISPNVDMDARVIAERTVTHSIINILNNAAEASPVDAGIEFHVEWDEETLNLKIRDFGPGLPAEFIEFAGHQPVKSNKQGMGVGLFLTYTTIKRLGGKIQFSNLESGGACVEISLPLLAKESMHEPITYG encoded by the coding sequence ATGCTTTCACACATTCTGCCCAAAGCCGAAATCTCCATTCGCGAAAACCTGCGTTGGTTATACATTCTTAGAAATTTGATGCTGTTTGCCGTCACGGTAGCGGTATTTATCGCGGTGAACGGTTTGGGTATCAATTTGCCGCAAAATCAGTTGTGGCTGGCGATTTTTGCGATTTCCATACTCAATCTATACACCTGGCTGCGACTGAGAACGCCGGAAGAAGTAACCGAGCACGAGATTTTTTCGCAAATATGCATGGATGTGTTGGCGCTGGCCTATTTGCTTTATCTCACTGGCGGCGCGTCAAACCCGATTATTTGGGTGTTTCTTTTACCTTTAATTGTTACCGCTATCATGCTACCGCAGGCTTATGCCTGGAATATGGTAATCATTACGTCCTGCGTCTATACCGTGCTGATTGCCTACAACGTACCCTTGCCGGCCGTGGAGCCGCATATGGCGCATCCGGCAATGGCGGAGATGACGCCGGAAATGAGTCTGCAAATGCATTTGATGAACGACAGGCGGTATTTCAATCTGCATGTATTTGGTATGTGGTTTGGTTTTGTGTTTAGCGCCGGCTTGGTGGCTTTTTTCGTAGTCGAACTGTCCAAAACCTTGAAAGAACGTGAGCGAAATTTAGCGGATGCCCGCGAGAGTGCGCTACGCGACGAACGAGTTGTATCCCTGGGCACCTTGGCGGCTAGTGCCGCGCACGATATGGGCACACCGTTGGGGACGATTGCCATTTTGACGCATGAAATGGCGGAAGAGTTGTCGGAGCATCGTTACCCGGATATGCACCAGAAACTGGTGATTGTTCAGCAGCAGATTGATCGCTGCAAACAAGCCTTGTCGGTGATGTCGGCCTCCGCCGGCGAGATGCGGGCGGAATCCGGCAAGGTGATGCTGGTGAGCGAGTATATCGATGAAGTATTGGGCCAGTGGCGCACGCATAAAGCCGCTACCCGGCTGAAACTATTTATTTCGCCGAATGTGGATATGGATGCGCGCGTGATTGCGGAACGTACCGTGACTCACTCTATCATCAATATTCTAAATAACGCAGCTGAGGCATCGCCGGTCGATGCGGGCATCGAGTTTCATGTGGAATGGGATGAAGAAACACTAAACTTGAAAATCAGGGATTTCGGTCCAGGTTTGCCCGCTGAATTTATCGAGTTTGCCGGGCATCAACCGGTCAAGAGCAATAAGCAAGGCATGGGGGTTGGCTTGTTTTTGACTTATACCACTATCAAGCGGCTCGGCGGTAAAATACAGTTCAGTAATTTAGAGTCGGGCGGCGCCTGCGTCGAAATCAGTTTGCCGCTATTAGCTAAGGAGAGTATGCATGAACCAATTACCTATGGATAA
- a CDS encoding tyrosine-type recombinase/integrase, with the protein MTNDSSLPLTHDHAVRSRVALMVYLDNLAPSGRRSMRSLLQRAGRLLAWSGTVEDMPWLSLRYQQLMQLRSALRQADLSINTVNTCLAAIRGVLKAGFLLGDYPAEDWQRIQALNSVRGKVLPAGRQLATREIHRLLAICEQDKAALVGQRDAAILTLLVFAGLRRSEVVSLCVNDYVPRNGLLLIREGKGQKPRELQLPAQARQALKRWLHQRGGVPGPLFCQLAKTQRCSDQDHVQQQRGSLGCLPTEPINAHQVYALLKRRCRQAKLKPCTPHDLRRTFISKLLEQGVDFNTTRQLAGHEHLQTTALYDRRTVKTQRQAMANFRL; encoded by the coding sequence ATGACCAACGACTCGTCATTACCCCTGACACATGATCATGCAGTCCGCAGTCGTGTCGCGCTGATGGTGTATCTCGATAATCTGGCACCCAGCGGTCGCCGTTCGATGCGGTCCTTGTTACAACGCGCGGGTCGGTTGTTGGCTTGGTCAGGGACAGTGGAGGACATGCCCTGGCTGTCGTTACGTTATCAGCAGCTGATGCAGTTACGGTCGGCGTTACGTCAGGCGGATTTGTCGATCAATACCGTGAATACCTGCCTGGCGGCGATACGCGGGGTGTTGAAAGCCGGCTTTTTGCTGGGTGACTATCCGGCGGAGGACTGGCAACGGATTCAGGCGCTAAACAGTGTGCGCGGTAAAGTGCTGCCAGCCGGTCGTCAGCTGGCGACACGGGAAATCCACCGGCTATTAGCTATTTGCGAACAAGACAAAGCCGCTCTGGTCGGCCAACGCGATGCGGCGATCCTGACCTTGTTGGTGTTTGCCGGCCTGCGGCGCAGTGAGGTCGTTAGTCTCTGTGTCAACGATTATGTGCCCCGCAACGGCTTGCTGCTGATTCGTGAAGGTAAAGGGCAGAAGCCGCGAGAATTGCAGCTGCCGGCCCAGGCCAGGCAGGCTTTAAAGCGCTGGTTGCATCAACGCGGAGGCGTGCCGGGGCCGTTGTTTTGCCAATTGGCGAAAACCCAGCGCTGTTCTGATCAAGATCATGTCCAGCAACAGCGAGGGAGTCTGGGTTGTTTACCGACCGAACCAATCAACGCCCATCAAGTGTATGCGCTGCTCAAGCGGCGTTGCCGGCAGGCGAAGCTCAAGCCTTGTACACCGCACGACTTACGTCGCACGTTTATCAGCAAGCTGTTGGAACAAGGGGTGGACTTTAACACCACCCGGCAATTGGCCGGCCATGAGCATTTGCAAACCACGGCCTTGTATGACCGCCGCACAGTGAAAACGCAACGACAAGCCATGGCGAATTTTCGCTTGTAA
- a CDS encoding tyrosine-type recombinase/integrase: MSVYGARPVRTFRDAATKYLNETDKRSLARDAYCLKKLEPHIGDMDITHVHMGTLQAFIEARKADGVKSKTISRELAVLRRILSLAARAWRDEHNKPWIDTAPLLELPDWEDGAEPYPLNWQEQERFFALLPEHLRCMALFKVNTGLREQGVCWLRWDWEVNVPELNTSIFITPGKRIEYEDGIWRGEKNKEDQIVVLNQVARSVIAAQRGLHPVYVFPYEGRRIGNIHTTSWKKAWQKAGLPVDGSYNKGPHNLKHTFGRRLRSAGVSLETRKVLLHHKSGDITTHYSGAEIQELINAVERVCASEEGISLTILKRSSGKPR; the protein is encoded by the coding sequence GTGTCGGTTTACGGCGCAAGACCCGTACGCACCTTTCGCGACGCGGCCACTAAGTATTTAAACGAAACCGATAAGCGCAGTCTGGCGCGGGATGCGTATTGCCTGAAAAAACTGGAGCCGCATATCGGCGATATGGACATTACCCATGTGCACATGGGGACGTTGCAAGCGTTTATCGAGGCGCGTAAGGCGGACGGGGTTAAAAGCAAAACCATTTCCCGTGAATTGGCGGTGCTACGGCGGATTTTATCCTTGGCGGCCCGCGCCTGGCGTGACGAGCACAATAAACCCTGGATCGATACGGCACCGTTATTAGAGTTACCCGACTGGGAAGACGGTGCGGAACCCTATCCGCTGAACTGGCAGGAGCAAGAACGCTTCTTTGCGCTGCTGCCTGAGCATCTGCGCTGCATGGCGCTGTTCAAAGTTAACACGGGCTTACGGGAACAAGGCGTCTGCTGGTTACGCTGGGACTGGGAAGTCAACGTGCCGGAACTGAATACCTCGATCTTTATTACGCCCGGTAAACGGATTGAGTATGAGGATGGGATTTGGCGAGGCGAAAAGAACAAGGAGGATCAGATCGTGGTGCTGAATCAAGTCGCGCGCTCGGTCATCGCAGCGCAGCGGGGCTTGCACCCGGTTTATGTGTTTCCTTATGAGGGCCGCCGAATCGGTAATATTCATACCACTTCATGGAAAAAGGCTTGGCAGAAAGCCGGATTGCCGGTGGATGGCTCGTACAACAAAGGGCCGCATAACCTGAAGCATACCTTTGGCCGGCGCTTGCGCTCGGCCGGGGTGAGTCTGGAAACCCGGAAAGTATTGTTGCACCATAAGTCAGGCGACATTACCACCCACTATTCGGGTGCGGAAATTCAGGAGTTGATTAACGCCGTCGAACGGGTTTGCGCCTCGGAAGAAGGCATTAGTCTGACGATCCTGAAAAGGAGCTCCGGTAAACCCCGCTAG
- a CDS encoding DUF6933 domain-containing protein produces MLILHCTKKLQSFLKIGKTSLVDANPQTEDLGSWHLNIIELDRHLCVIAANDQTLFNFLIVDLPRMNTNQFVELFKSFLGCILAEEGFNQDWIAEQMTRFNEVGFANTNSRQILGCLNELSFMYSYHIEDEGGVHTPMLPEIIKKLNRVILGPIKGHPIDGVYALYAKGRPDHNSTERTQ; encoded by the coding sequence GTGCTCATACTGCATTGCACAAAAAAACTGCAAAGCTTTTTAAAGATCGGCAAAACCAGCCTTGTTGACGCGAATCCGCAAACTGAGGACTTGGGGTCTTGGCATCTGAATATCATCGAACTGGATCGGCATTTGTGCGTGATTGCTGCCAACGACCAGACCTTGTTCAATTTTCTGATCGTCGATCTACCCCGCATGAATACCAATCAGTTCGTTGAGTTGTTCAAGTCCTTCTTGGGCTGCATTTTGGCGGAAGAAGGATTCAACCAAGATTGGATTGCCGAACAGATGACCAGATTTAATGAGGTAGGCTTTGCCAATACCAACAGTCGGCAAATCCTGGGCTGCCTGAACGAGTTGTCATTTATGTACAGCTATCATATTGAAGATGAAGGCGGCGTCCATACACCAATGCTGCCAGAAATAATCAAGAAACTAAATCGGGTCATCCTAGGGCCAATCAAGGGCCATCCTATTGATGGTGTATATGCTCTGTATGCGAAAGGACGACCAGACCATAATTCCACAGAACGAACTCAGTAG
- a CDS encoding response regulator transcription factor: MNQLPMDKPNLLLVDDDVTFCSVLKPALEKRNFQVTVANDVDTAMKLAEQTEPEYAVIDLRIGFDSGLEMVKKLISLDDNTQIVMLTGFASIATAVEAIKLGAIHYLTKPANADEIVSALYKNEGDASVAISDNPLSVKRLEWEHLQKVLMQHDGNISAAARALNMHRRTLQRKLEKRPVKE, from the coding sequence ATGAACCAATTACCTATGGATAAGCCCAATTTATTGCTGGTCGATGATGACGTCACCTTTTGTTCGGTGCTGAAGCCGGCGTTGGAAAAGCGCAATTTTCAAGTGACTGTCGCCAATGATGTCGATACGGCAATGAAACTGGCGGAACAAACCGAGCCCGAATATGCGGTAATCGACTTACGAATCGGTTTTGACTCCGGGCTGGAAATGGTCAAAAAATTGATTTCCTTGGATGACAATACCCAAATCGTCATGTTGACCGGCTTTGCCAGTATAGCCACAGCTGTAGAGGCTATAAAATTAGGTGCTATCCATTATCTGACCAAGCCGGCGAATGCCGATGAGATTGTTAGTGCCTTATACAAAAACGAAGGCGATGCGTCGGTAGCTATCAGTGACAATCCGCTATCGGTAAAGCGCTTGGAGTGGGAGCACTTGCAAAAAGTGCTGATGCAGCACGACGGTAACATCTCAGCCGCCGCCAGAGCATTAAATATGCACAGAAGAACCTTGCAAAGAAAGCTGGAAAAAAGGCCGGTAAAAGAGTAA
- a CDS encoding SIR2 family NAD-dependent protein deacylase — MFNDRLIQTLHDAKHLVILTGAGVSAESGIPTFRDAMTGLWARYDPHQLASENGFRADPALVWGWYEWRRAKVMQSLPNPAHRAIAQCQQLVPKLTLITQNVDDLHERAGSQSVIHLHGSLHTAHCIVCATPFALNATPTSLSESKRVEPPRCPACADYIRPGVVWFGESLPLDSWHAAEDAAQHCDVLMSIGTSALVYPAASLPLVALNAGAQVIQLNPDKTNLDAKAHFNLRGKAGDLLPALLQAVFPN; from the coding sequence ATGTTCAACGACCGCTTAATCCAAACCCTACACGATGCCAAGCATCTGGTTATTTTGACCGGCGCCGGGGTGTCCGCTGAATCGGGTATTCCGACGTTTCGCGATGCCATGACCGGACTGTGGGCGCGATACGATCCCCACCAATTAGCCAGTGAGAACGGTTTTCGTGCTGATCCTGCGTTAGTCTGGGGTTGGTATGAATGGCGTCGCGCCAAGGTCATGCAATCGTTACCGAATCCGGCACATCGGGCAATTGCACAGTGTCAGCAACTGGTCCCGAAGCTAACGCTGATTACCCAAAATGTCGATGACTTGCATGAGCGCGCCGGTAGTCAGTCCGTCATCCATCTGCACGGCAGTTTACATACGGCGCATTGCATTGTCTGTGCCACGCCGTTTGCATTGAACGCTACACCAACAAGCCTATCTGAATCAAAGCGGGTTGAACCGCCTCGCTGTCCGGCTTGCGCTGATTACATTCGTCCCGGCGTAGTGTGGTTCGGTGAATCGTTGCCCTTAGACAGTTGGCACGCTGCCGAAGATGCGGCTCAGCATTGCGACGTATTGATGAGCATCGGCACATCGGCGTTGGTTTATCCGGCGGCCAGTTTGCCACTCGTTGCCCTCAATGCCGGTGCCCAGGTGATTCAACTCAATCCGGATAAAACCAATCTGGATGCCAAAGCTCACTTTAATCTACGCGGTAAGGCGGGTGATCTATTGCCCGCACTGCTGCAAGCCGTTTTTCCAAACTAA
- a CDS encoding cold shock domain-containing protein gives MNNLLMEHGTWIIAMITLDDAERKAIEIQNDVIKNFDKIKSEEDAKIQIINRILNECLDWPYTDFRAENHHESGFSDYILIDNQKPVLLIEAKRLGIFEIRTAEKNQVRHLKISGSSLKEAMSGIDQAASYSLANGIPITVLTDGITWIIFKTFIPGENFKTKEAIVFPSLEAVISDFSHFFDLLSKQQFKKRVYNSIFDQIHNNRLLLKQVLMAPLEESEIKIIQKSDIAFDLDRVFTNFFSRLTGDDDEDLLIECFVETRESRIADFSLEKMTTSVLGNITPLDKNVDSELINLITSNIEVEDPHYETGQTVFIVGPTGAGKTTFLDRFFRKTLPDAVRRRCIVVGVNCLDATGREDTALEWLTESLISALEKGVYEEGFPSWNDLLGLYHREYKRRSTGVDAVLYEKDKDQFKVKFGEFLSERVESDREGYLKRILSDAVNNRKMLPIIVVDNTDEFSNEYKQKFFQFSQALRRHANHCLLIFPVTDKSAWSFSKTDIYGIYKSRSFFLPTPSPREVFRKRINFLKQKLSNDKVDKKEKGGYFSSRGIKISIENLGSFAHVLENIFVDHDYTSKTIGELTNYNIRRTLLLSQRVITSPVIKIEDIIKSYVSGDIVTTNFTRFMDALIKGDYEAYKQGDNHEIYPIFQVDSDVRQSPLINLRILSLLESIHNSGRTVEEKHLGIQSIVDYFDAIGCPEVAVDKALISLLEAGLIEPYDVSNRDLSNNQKISISYKGMAHLRLASHNSVFFYQMALTTAISDQDIALKLRSCYKSNASFSDKLITIKSTFLAYLIQEDKQFISIEYPSTQYDCQKELTSNLDKFVHTHPTQDNDLVAFYGDEYREGVFKEDVLATVEFYDCSKGFGFIEVEGLDSKIFVHSEKLQKFGVEALKDGDSILCDLARGKKGIYVSKIHDIETDASQIEVVKCRIVRLFRDRGYGFVQLTDKDRTAYFHISVFSQDLRNKIQEGDFLEAEIGPDRNGDGFQIKQIISIPDSNKFLSS, from the coding sequence ATGAATAACCTATTAATGGAACATGGAACATGGATCATTGCAATGATAACGTTAGATGATGCTGAAAGAAAAGCTATTGAGATACAAAATGATGTAATAAAGAATTTTGATAAAATCAAAAGTGAAGAAGATGCAAAGATTCAAATAATCAATAGGATATTGAACGAATGTTTAGATTGGCCATATACTGATTTTAGAGCAGAAAACCACCATGAGAGTGGTTTCTCTGATTACATACTTATAGATAATCAAAAACCGGTTTTACTCATTGAAGCAAAGCGCCTAGGTATTTTTGAAATTAGAACAGCGGAAAAAAACCAAGTTCGTCATCTTAAAATTTCAGGATCAAGCTTGAAAGAGGCAATGAGTGGTATTGATCAAGCGGCAAGCTATTCTCTGGCTAACGGTATTCCAATTACAGTTTTAACAGATGGTATTACATGGATAATATTTAAAACTTTTATTCCTGGAGAAAATTTTAAGACCAAAGAGGCTATTGTATTCCCTAGTTTGGAAGCAGTTATTTCCGATTTTTCACATTTCTTTGATTTGCTATCAAAGCAGCAATTCAAAAAAAGAGTATATAACTCTATTTTTGATCAGATTCACAATAATAGATTATTACTGAAGCAAGTACTCATGGCACCTTTGGAGGAATCTGAAATTAAAATTATTCAAAAATCCGATATTGCTTTTGATTTGGATAGGGTTTTTACGAATTTCTTTTCTAGACTTACAGGTGATGATGATGAAGACTTATTGATCGAGTGTTTTGTTGAAACACGTGAAAGTAGGATAGCTGATTTTTCTCTTGAGAAGATGACAACTAGCGTTCTAGGCAATATTACACCATTAGATAAAAACGTAGATTCTGAACTGATAAATTTAATTACATCAAATATTGAGGTAGAAGACCCACATTATGAAACCGGGCAGACTGTTTTTATTGTAGGTCCTACAGGAGCGGGTAAGACTACATTTCTTGATCGCTTCTTTCGCAAGACCTTGCCTGATGCAGTAAGGCGAAGATGTATAGTTGTGGGTGTAAATTGCTTGGATGCGACTGGGAGAGAAGATACTGCATTAGAATGGCTAACTGAAAGCCTAATTTCAGCTTTGGAGAAAGGGGTTTATGAAGAAGGTTTTCCAAGTTGGAATGATTTATTAGGTCTTTATCACCGGGAGTATAAAAGACGAAGTACGGGTGTAGATGCGGTGCTTTATGAAAAGGACAAAGATCAATTTAAGGTAAAATTTGGAGAGTTTCTTAGTGAAAGAGTTGAAAGTGATCGTGAGGGCTACCTTAAACGCATCCTTTCCGACGCAGTTAACAATAGAAAAATGCTGCCAATTATTGTAGTAGATAACACGGATGAATTTTCAAACGAATATAAACAAAAGTTTTTCCAGTTTTCCCAAGCCCTAAGGAGGCACGCCAATCACTGTCTGTTGATTTTTCCAGTTACAGATAAATCCGCGTGGTCTTTTTCTAAAACAGATATTTATGGAATTTACAAATCTAGATCCTTCTTTTTGCCTACTCCGTCACCTAGGGAGGTTTTTAGGAAACGAATTAACTTTCTAAAACAAAAGCTTTCGAACGATAAAGTCGATAAAAAAGAAAAGGGAGGCTATTTTTCAAGTAGAGGCATAAAAATTTCAATTGAGAATTTAGGCAGTTTTGCCCATGTCTTGGAGAACATTTTTGTTGATCATGACTATACTTCAAAAACAATCGGTGAATTAACAAACTACAATATTCGCAGAACCCTCTTACTTTCTCAAAGGGTGATTACATCACCTGTTATAAAAATTGAAGATATTATCAAGTCGTATGTAAGTGGTGACATTGTAACTACCAATTTTACTAGATTTATGGATGCTCTAATAAAAGGAGACTATGAAGCGTACAAGCAAGGTGACAATCATGAGATTTATCCAATTTTCCAAGTTGATAGCGATGTAAGACAGTCACCCCTGATAAATTTAAGAATACTATCACTTTTAGAATCTATACATAATAGCGGTAGAACAGTAGAAGAAAAACACTTAGGTATACAATCTATTGTAGATTATTTTGATGCTATTGGCTGTCCAGAGGTTGCAGTAGACAAGGCACTTATCTCATTGTTGGAGGCTGGTTTAATAGAACCTTATGATGTCTCAAACCGTGATTTGTCAAATAATCAAAAAATATCAATATCTTATAAAGGTATGGCGCATCTTAGGCTCGCGTCTCATAATAGTGTCTTTTTCTATCAAATGGCTTTAACAACAGCTATATCAGATCAAGATATTGCTTTAAAGCTACGTAGTTGCTACAAATCAAACGCATCATTTTCTGATAAGCTAATTACGATAAAGAGTACATTTCTTGCTTATTTAATTCAAGAGGATAAGCAGTTTATATCTATTGAATATCCATCTACACAATATGATTGCCAAAAAGAACTTACGAGTAACTTAGATAAATTTGTACATACTCATCCAACTCAAGATAATGACTTAGTTGCTTTTTACGGCGATGAATATAGGGAGGGGGTTTTTAAAGAGGACGTTTTAGCCACCGTTGAATTTTATGACTGTTCAAAAGGCTTTGGTTTCATAGAAGTTGAAGGCTTAGATTCTAAAATATTTGTTCACTCAGAAAAACTACAAAAATTTGGCGTGGAAGCCCTTAAAGACGGAGATAGTATTCTATGTGATTTGGCGCGTGGTAAAAAGGGTATTTATGTTTCAAAAATACATGATATTGAAACTGATGCTAGCCAAATTGAGGTAGTTAAATGCCGCATTGTAAGACTATTTCGTGACCGTGGTTATGGGTTTGTACAGCTAACGGATAAAGATCGTACTGCGTATTTTCATATATCAGTTTTTTCACAAGATTTAAGAAACAAAATTCAAGAGGGAGATTTTTTAGAGGCAGAAATTGGTCCTGATAGAAATGGAGACGGATTTCAAATAAAGCAAATTATATCAATCCCAGATTCAAACAAGTTTTTATCTTCCTAA
- a CDS encoding tetratricopeptide repeat-containing sulfotransferase family protein has product MKNTTAAGNGKFGRNDPCPCGSGKKYKACCLKQAEAVARSVQPSVDDALKQAWQAVARRDMAGTLQGFRQVLAIQPNHAEALAGLGQALCWQQQRREGLAYLQQAARQLEIDAQQTRNIRFILELAEQLHHWGDLDTALKLTALAVKLEPDNPAALNNRALYLTRVNRFSEAFPFASKVCELRPDDPACNNMLAVLEAHLNRLPEAKQRFQNVIAANRNMQQTARAWQELVGVLDKLEEYEASFAACQQAKALYKQLPELSSLDAGQIFRAIQSNKQGFDRALLLRWTVSDFADSLPAPTFLLGFLRSGTTLTEQVLAAHPDVFTSDENDLIHGLIQELQRLSGFREDIPAALRQLGLDDARKLRAYYWRRVSEEYGADALNKRFIDKVALNSIDIGLISCLFPEARIIFALRDPRDVCLSCFQQAFKPSSVTVNLLSWEGVAKQYAAVMALWLYMKPMIQPRYMELRYEDTVNDFENSFRRVFALLDLEWVAEVSAFHEKAKGRYIATPSFAAVSQPIYSRSVARWQHYASFYEPVLPILAPYIDAFGYA; this is encoded by the coding sequence ATGAAAAATACAACAGCAGCCGGCAACGGTAAATTTGGCCGCAACGATCCGTGTCCATGCGGCAGCGGCAAGAAATACAAAGCCTGTTGCCTGAAACAAGCCGAAGCGGTCGCCAGATCGGTTCAACCAAGCGTGGACGATGCGTTAAAGCAGGCTTGGCAAGCAGTCGCGCGGCGCGATATGGCCGGTACTCTGCAGGGGTTTCGGCAAGTCTTGGCTATCCAGCCTAACCATGCGGAAGCGCTGGCCGGTCTGGGGCAGGCTCTCTGCTGGCAGCAGCAGCGTCGGGAGGGCTTGGCTTATCTGCAACAGGCCGCCCGCCAACTGGAAATTGACGCCCAGCAAACGCGTAATATCCGTTTTATTCTGGAGCTGGCCGAGCAATTACATCACTGGGGCGATCTGGATACCGCGCTTAAATTGACCGCGTTGGCGGTTAAGCTGGAACCTGATAATCCTGCCGCGCTGAATAATCGGGCGCTTTATTTGACGCGGGTTAACCGATTCTCAGAAGCCTTCCCTTTCGCCAGCAAGGTTTGCGAATTGCGTCCCGACGATCCGGCCTGCAATAACATGTTGGCGGTGCTGGAGGCGCATTTGAACCGTTTGCCGGAAGCCAAACAGCGCTTTCAGAATGTGATAGCCGCCAATCGCAATATGCAGCAGACCGCACGCGCCTGGCAGGAGTTGGTAGGGGTGTTGGATAAGCTGGAAGAATACGAGGCATCGTTTGCGGCTTGCCAACAAGCAAAAGCTTTGTATAAGCAATTACCTGAACTCAGCTCTCTTGATGCCGGACAGATTTTTCGCGCGATTCAATCCAACAAACAGGGGTTTGATCGGGCTTTACTGCTCCGTTGGACGGTAAGCGACTTTGCCGATAGTTTGCCGGCGCCGACGTTTCTACTGGGCTTTTTGCGTTCCGGCACGACGTTGACTGAGCAAGTCCTGGCAGCGCATCCCGATGTGTTTACCTCCGATGAAAATGATCTGATTCATGGCTTGATTCAAGAGCTGCAAAGGTTGAGCGGTTTTCGAGAGGACATTCCAGCCGCTCTCCGCCAGCTGGGTTTGGACGATGCCCGAAAGTTGCGCGCTTACTATTGGCGACGGGTTAGCGAGGAATACGGCGCGGATGCCTTGAATAAACGCTTCATCGACAAAGTGGCGCTGAATAGTATCGATATAGGCCTGATTAGCTGCCTATTTCCGGAGGCCAGGATCATCTTTGCTCTGCGCGATCCGCGCGATGTCTGTCTCAGTTGTTTCCAGCAAGCGTTTAAGCCGTCTAGCGTGACAGTCAATTTGCTGAGCTGGGAAGGTGTGGCCAAGCAATATGCGGCCGTGATGGCGCTGTGGCTTTACATGAAGCCGATGATTCAGCCGCGTTATATGGAATTGCGTTACGAGGATACCGTCAACGATTTCGAAAACAGTTTTCGCCGGGTGTTTGCGTTATTGGATTTGGAATGGGTGGCCGAAGTGAGCGCGTTTCATGAAAAGGCTAAAGGCCGTTACATTGCCACGCCGAGTTTTGCTGCTGTTTCTCAACCGATTTATTCGCGCTCGGTTGCACGTTGGCAGCACTATGCAAGTTTTTACGAACCGGTTTTGCCGATTTTGGCGCCGTATATCGATGCGTTCGGTTACGCATGA
- a CDS encoding JAB domain-containing protein, producing the protein MNNPFQVHELPGHFLILRPVTEAEIVAMAKHLIAQQFIRGQTLTSPDDAREFLMLELAHLEHEVFYCIFLDNQHRIIEAEACFQGTIDCANVYPRELVKRTLQLNARAVILAHNHPSGLAEPSEADRAITRKLIDALNLVEVRVLDHFIIAGIEQFSFAERGLL; encoded by the coding sequence ATGAATAACCCTTTTCAAGTACACGAACTGCCTGGCCATTTTCTGATACTACGGCCCGTTACCGAAGCGGAAATAGTGGCGATGGCCAAGCATTTAATCGCGCAGCAGTTCATCCGTGGTCAGACGTTAACCTCCCCTGACGATGCGCGCGAGTTTCTGATGTTGGAATTAGCACATTTAGAGCATGAGGTGTTCTATTGCATTTTCCTGGATAACCAACACCGCATTATTGAGGCTGAGGCCTGTTTCCAGGGCACGATAGATTGTGCCAATGTCTATCCCCGTGAACTGGTGAAACGCACCTTGCAATTGAATGCCCGCGCGGTGATTTTGGCGCATAACCATCCTTCGGGTTTGGCGGAACCCAGCGAAGCCGACCGTGCGATTACACGTAAATTAATCGACGCCCTCAATCTGGTCGAAGTAAGAGTATTGGATCATTTCATTATTGCCGGCATTGAGCAGTTTTCCTTTGCCGAAAGAGGCTTGTTATGA